A part of Brassica napus cultivar Da-Ae chromosome A5 unlocalized genomic scaffold, Da-Ae chrA05_Random_43, whole genome shotgun sequence genomic DNA contains:
- the LOC106428849 gene encoding cytochrome P450 705A22-like: MINVVMMILLCLISLLCFFTFFKKPKDSSDLPPRPPSMPIIGHLHLLLSSLIHKSFQKISSNYGPLLHLRIFNVPIVLVSSASVANEIFKSHDVNISSRGLPPIDESLFFGSSGFFSAPHGDYWKFMKKLVVAKLLGPQAIERSRTIRAEELERFYFDLLEKAMKKETVEIRREAMKFTNNSTCKMIIGRRCWEENGEGERVRGLITESIALTKKVLFATLLRKPLEKLGIPLFKKEIMDISGRYNEVLESFLVEHETKLEKHHLHQSKDLMDVLLEAKEDENAEYKITRDHIKSLFVELFLGGTDTSKQTIQWTMARIINNPKVIERLREEMDSVVGKSRLIQETDLPNLPYLQAVIKEALRMYPPVPLFGRRLQEGCKMGGFYVAEKTTLVVNGYAIMRDPNYWEDPDEFKPERFLGEQGDEIREQVLKYLSFGSGRRGCPGSNLAYIFLGTAIGMMIQCFDWRTEEVKVNLEETLSGMVLTMAHPLKCIPVPRICSFPVHH; the protein is encoded by the exons ATGATCAACGTCGTCATGATGATTCTCCTATGCCTCATCTCACTTCTATGTTTCTTTACCTTCTTCAAGAAACCAAAGGATAGCTCTGATTTGCCTCCAAGGCCTCCTTCTATGCCAATCATTGGTCATCTTCACCTTCTGCTCTCTTCTTTAATCCACAAGTCTTTCCAGAAAATCTCATCCAACTACGGTCCTCTCCTCCATCTCCGCATCTTTAACGTCCCTATAGTCCTCGTCTCCTCTGCTTCAGTGGCTAACGAGATATTCAAGTCCCATGACGTGAACATCTCCTCTCGAGGTCTCCCTCCCATCGATGAGTCCCTCTTTTTCGGTTCTTCAGGTTTCTTCTCCGCTCCACATGGAGATTActggaagttcatgaagaagcTCGTCGTCGCCAAGCTTCTTGGACCGCAAGCAATCGAGCGGTCAAGAACCATCCGTGCGGAGGAGTTAGAGAGGTTTTACTTTGATCTGCTCGAAAAAGCGATGAAGAAAGAGACAGTTGAGATACGTAGAGAAGCGATGAAGTTCACTAACAACAGCACATGCAAGATGATTATTGGGAGGAGGTGTTGGGAGGAGAACGGTGAAGGTGAGAGAGTCAGGGGATTGATTACTGAATCTATTGCCTTGACGAAGAAGGTTTTATTTGCAACCTTGTTGCGCAAGCCACTTGAGAAGCTAGGGATCCCACTTTTTAAGAAGGAGATAATGGATATTTCCGGTAGATACAACGAGGTGCTTGAGAGCTTTCTTGTGGAACACGAAACGAAACTGGAGAAGCATCATCTACATCAAAGTAAGGATTTGATGGATGTGTTGTTAGAAGCTAAAGAAGACGAAAACGCCGAGTATAAGATCACTAGGGATCACATCAAGTCCTTGTTTGTG GAGCTTTTCCTTGGAGGCACAGACACATCAAAGCAAACAATACAGTGGACAATGGCTAGAATCATTAACAACCCTAAAgttattgagagattaagagaagagATGGATTCCGTTGTAGGGAAATCAAGATTGATTCAAGAAACTGACTTACCAAACCTTCCCTACTTGCAAGCAGTAATCAAAGAAGCACTAAGGATGTATCCACCCGTACCTCTCTTTGGAAGGAGGCTCCAAGAAGGATGCAAGATGGGAGGGTTCTATGTCGCGGAGAAGACAACACTTGTAGTTAATGGTTATGCTATCATGAGAGATCCTAATTACTGGGAAGATCCTGATGAGTTTAAGCCAGAGAGGTTCTTAGGAGAGCAAGGGGACGAGATAAGAGAGCAAGTACTGAAGTACCTTTCTTTCGGGAGTGGTCGGAGAGGATGTCCTGGATCAAACCTAGCTTATATCTTTCTAGGAACAGCTATTGGAATGATGATTCAGTGTTTTGATTGGAGAACTGAAGAAGTTAAGGTTAACTTGGAAGAGACTCTTTCAGGAATGGTCTTGACAATGGCTCATCCCCTTAAGTGCATTCCTGTTCCTCGAATCTGTAGCTTCCCAGTTCATCACTGA
- the LOC106428821 gene encoding uncharacterized protein LOC106428821 encodes MGEILSFVGTCYLGIARNARVCEAVTQAQWSVRGHRSRHFHELHARIQRELVPDDQQGQDVILWKHSYDNFKPWFSSARTWDKIRQKKATVFWNKSVWFTQGVPRFSFIVWLAVRNIISTGDRMRAWGIHQGCPMCGERDETRDHVFFACPYSFTVWDKLANRLSGNRTDPDWMTLLQFLSTNNLQEMDKILLNMVFQATIYHLWQERNRRRHQTGQRTVDQTVRAIDKAMRNKISSLRYRADQFTGLMQRWFEVSANT; translated from the exons ATGGGCGAAATACTTTCTTTTG TGGGTACTTGCTACCTTGGCATTGCTCGTAATGCTAGAGTATGTGAGGCTGTTACTCAAGCGCAGTGGAGTGTCAGAGGACATAGGAGTCGGCATTTCCATGAGTTACATGCCCGCATTCAGAGAGAACTGGTACCTGATGATCAACAAGGACAAGATGTAATCCTGTGGAAGCACTCCTATGACAATTTCAAACCATGGTTCTCTTCAGCGCGCACTTGGGATAAGATCAGGCAAAAGAAGGCCACAGTTTTCTGGAACAAGAGTGTATGGTTCACGCAAGGAGTACCGAGATTCTCTTTTATAGTCTGGTTGGCTGTGAGGAACATAATATCAACAGGAGACCGAATGAGAGCTTGGGGCATTCATCAAGGCTGTCCTATGTGTGGAGAGAGGGATGAAACACGGGATCATGTCTTCTTCGCGTGTCCCTACTCTTTTACAGTGTGGGACAAGCTAGCTAACAGACTGAGTGGTAACAGAACGGATCCTGACTGGATGACCTTGCTGCAGTTCTTAAGCACAAACAACCTGCAGGAAATGGACAAGATACTGCTCAATATGGTCTTTCAAGCCACCATCTACCATTTATGGCAGGAAAGAAACCGAAGACGGCATCAGACAGGCCAGCGCACGGTTGATCAAACAGTCAGAGCCATTGACAAGGCAATGAGAAACAAAATCTCCTCTCTACGCTACAGAGCTGACCAGTTCACTGGTCTGATGCAAAGATGGTTTGAAGTCTCAGCCAATACATAG
- the LOC106428818 gene encoding F-box protein At5g07610-like translates to MVETRAQHRRRVTSQTWGKVEGAEDVFHDILSRLSVRSIRSFKTVNRYWHASISNKHFATKQLAQSRKKPSYIACPRADKAMKLYLLKPGKFNYRHHATVDPPGRSADHNMHMIASFNGLVCCINQLSDENEDHQIWICNPSTEETMLLPQGRPSVWTEPSIGVAYGPDISDYKIFSIFCVGKRNAGKGDYLYECEVYSSSSGAWRGIGPVLHLPMYVCFSPHRSAHVFAGGKIYWLVSLDDPAGIMLSVDMEENFEVMELPYYSTDLRYEDRITVTTYLINLGGSLSLVVLHVGSFDVWEWKEASWVLVIEDYLPFMHFCEIVLFMTSLEKEILFVTESRLWTYHLDTRKWKKRGRPPTRFTNPAIFPFTESLLPCNGGVRLEGR, encoded by the exons ATGGTCGAGACGCGAGCTCAGCATCGAAGGCGAGTGACATCACAGACATGGGGTAAGGTAGAAGGTGCCGAAGATGTGTTTCATGACATCTTATCTCGACTGTCAGTAAGGTCTATCCGTTCATTCAAAACGGTTAACAGATACTGGCATGCCTCAATTAGCAACAAACATTTTGCTACAAAACAGCTAGCTCAGTCGAGAAAGAAGCCCTCATACATAGCTTGTCCTAGAGCAGACAAGGCTATGAAGTTGTACTTGTTGAAGCCAGGGAAGTTCAACTATCGACACCATGCTACAGTTGATCCTCCGGGAAGAAGCGCCGATCACAACATGCACATGATAGCATCGTTCAATGGATTAGTATGCTGCATCAACCAACTCTCTGATGAAAATGAAGATCATCAGATATGGATTTGCAATCCCTCTACTGAAGAGACTATGCTTCTTCCTCAAGGCAGACCATCTGTTTGGACTGAACCAAGTATTGGAGTTGCATATGGTCCTGACATTAGCGACTACAAAATTTTCAGCATATTCTGTGTGGGCAAGAGAAACGCTGGAAAAGGGGATTATCTCTACGAATGTGAGGTGTATTCATCTAGCAGTGGTGCGTGGAGGGGCATCGGCCCTGTGCTTCATCTTCCAATGTATGTTTGCTTCAGTCCACACAGATCCGCTCATGTCTTTGCAGGAGGGAAGATCTACTGGCTGGTTTCTCTGGACGATCCTGCAGGTATAATGCTCTCTGTGGATATGGAGGAGAACTTCGAAGTTATGGAGCTGCCTTACTATTCAACAGACCTGCGTTACGAAGACAGGATAACAGTTACGACGTATCTGATAAACCTGGGAGGATCTCTGTCACTGGTAGTTCTACATGTGGGTTCCTTTGACGTATGGGAGTGGAAAGAAGCTAGTTGGGTACTTGTAATCGAAGATTATTTGCCATTCATGCACTTTTGTGAAATTGTATTATTCATGACCTCGTTAGAGAAGGAGATCCTGTTTGTGACTGAGTCGCGCTTGTGGACTTATCATTTGGATACTAGAAAGTGGAAAAAAAGGGGCAGGCCTCCTACTCGATTTACGAATCCTGCTATCTTCCCCTTCACCGAAAGCCTTCTTCCAT GCAATGGAGGGGTGAGGCTAGAAGGAAGGTGA